From a region of the Methanolinea sp. genome:
- the msrA gene encoding peptide-methionine (S)-S-oxide reductase MsrA produces MQTYPGLEIAIFAAGCFWDVEAAFRKIDGVVGTETGYTGGTIPDPDFELVRSGTTGHVEAVRVAFDPAVVNYDELLEVFWNIQDPTEPAEEACELSAIFFSTEEQQRTAESSRNRLQASGGYGNRPVITKILPASRFWRAEDHHQQFFEKCGRSYVAAGKYWD; encoded by the coding sequence ATGCAAACATATCCCGGCCTGGAAATCGCCATATTTGCTGCCGGCTGTTTCTGGGATGTTGAGGCTGCGTTCAGGAAAATCGATGGGGTCGTGGGCACCGAGACAGGGTACACAGGAGGAACCATACCGGACCCGGACTTCGAGCTGGTAAGATCCGGCACCACCGGGCATGTGGAGGCGGTCCGGGTTGCCTTTGATCCTGCAGTGGTCAACTACGATGAGCTTCTCGAAGTATTCTGGAATATCCAAGACCCCACGGAGCCCGCCGAAGAGGCTTGTGAGCTATCTGCTATATTCTTTTCCACAGAAGAACAGCAGCGAACCGCTGAATCTTCCCGGAACCGGCTACAGGCGTCCGGGGGATACGGAAACAGGCCCGTTATCACAAAAATTCTCCCCGCATCCCGCTTCTGGAGGGCCGAGGATCACCACCAGCAGTTTTTCGAGAAATGCGGCCGGAGTTATGTGGCAGCAGGGAAATACTGGGATTGA
- a CDS encoding aminopeptidase P family protein, whose product MQGRVPPDELERRMRRFIDRMDIDNPEWEYAALFRGVNLYYFTGTIQDAMLLVPRDGEAVLFVRRSYERALAESSFPRIEPMQSYRDAASGSRNVPDTVYLESEYVTLGLFERLQKHFAFSRARPLDLQVGKVRAVKSAFELSRMEQAGAIHERVLEKCVPLILTEGMSEAEFGTMVYSVMVREGHQGVVRFGGLGIEIEVGQLGFGENSLYPTSFDGPGGCRGLCPAAPLLGSRERTLHEGDLVFIDNACGFEGYQTDKTMNYMFGKPIPDNAIAIHHQCVDLQNELATLLKPGNIPSRIYSQVMGGLSPEFRENFMGYGSRQAQFLGHGVGLLVDEIPVIARGFDEPLEEGMTIALEPKKGIRGVGMVGIENTFVVTPGGGRSITGDSTGLIQVW is encoded by the coding sequence ATGCAGGGCAGGGTTCCGCCCGATGAACTTGAACGACGGATGCGCAGGTTCATCGATAGGATGGATATCGATAACCCCGAATGGGAATATGCAGCGCTGTTTAGAGGAGTCAACCTCTACTATTTCACCGGGACGATCCAGGATGCGATGCTCCTCGTTCCCCGTGACGGGGAGGCAGTTCTCTTTGTCCGGAGGAGCTACGAACGGGCGCTCGCCGAATCCTCCTTCCCCCGCATCGAGCCGATGCAAAGTTACCGGGACGCTGCGTCGGGTTCCCGGAACGTCCCGGACACCGTCTATCTCGAATCGGAATATGTTACACTGGGATTGTTCGAGCGGCTGCAGAAACATTTCGCGTTCTCCCGGGCAAGGCCTCTCGACCTGCAGGTCGGGAAGGTCCGGGCGGTGAAGAGCGCCTTTGAACTATCGCGCATGGAACAGGCCGGGGCGATACACGAACGGGTGCTCGAGAAATGTGTCCCCCTGATCCTCACCGAGGGGATGAGCGAGGCTGAATTCGGAACCATGGTCTATTCGGTGATGGTCCGCGAGGGGCACCAGGGGGTCGTACGGTTTGGCGGACTGGGAATCGAGATCGAAGTCGGGCAACTCGGTTTTGGTGAAAATTCGCTCTATCCCACAAGCTTTGACGGGCCGGGCGGGTGCCGTGGATTGTGTCCGGCAGCGCCCTTGCTCGGAAGCCGCGAGCGGACCCTGCACGAAGGAGATCTGGTCTTCATCGACAACGCCTGCGGATTCGAAGGATACCAGACTGATAAGACCATGAACTACATGTTCGGAAAGCCGATACCCGACAACGCCATCGCGATCCACCACCAGTGTGTCGATCTTCAAAACGAGCTCGCCACGCTCCTGAAGCCGGGGAATATTCCCTCCCGGATCTATTCCCAGGTAATGGGTGGCCTCAGCCCCGAGTTCCGGGAGAATTTCATGGGATATGGCAGCCGGCAGGCGCAGTTCCTCGGTCATGGGGTAGGGCTCCTGGTCGATGAAATACCGGTTATCGCCAGGGGGTTTGATGAACCCCTCGAGGAAGGGATGACCATTGCTCTCGAACCGAAAAAGGGAATCAGGGGGGTCGGAATGGTGGGAATCGAGAATACTTTCGTGGTGACACCGGGGGGTGGCAGGAGCATAACCGGGGACAGTACCGGTTTGATCCAGGTCTGGTGA
- a CDS encoding type III PLP-dependent enzyme yields the protein MNGEPKRSGKDSDVHHISKAKKKQLQNLAKEHGTPIFVIDHEKIRQNYREFKKLLPQVQVYYAVKANSDRGIVKTLYDIGCSFDVASMPEFMIVYENIRDLPDHERQDWIWDKIIYANTIKPIETLQALDLYKPLVTFDNIEELKKIRKHAPHAGLVLRLRVPNTGSMVELSSKFGADPGEAVDLIIEAFKMGLVVEGMSFHVGSQCTNFNNYVQALNLAANVLSEVETRTGRKIRILDIGGGFPVKYHPGVLSLRVLTRKLDAELKRLFEPDMQILAEPGRFLVANSCTLVSKVIGKAFRDGKPCYYINDGIYHTYSGQVFDHCVYPVRAFKDEETTISAVFGPTCDAFDTITLSAELPDLEIGDLVYSENIGAYSIASSTYFNGFPPAKVVHINQ from the coding sequence ATGAACGGGGAACCAAAAAGGAGTGGGAAAGACAGCGATGTCCATCATATCAGCAAGGCAAAGAAGAAGCAGCTGCAGAACCTCGCAAAGGAACACGGGACACCCATATTCGTGATCGATCATGAAAAGATACGGCAGAACTATCGCGAGTTCAAGAAGCTCCTGCCTCAGGTCCAGGTCTACTACGCGGTCAAGGCAAACTCGGATCGCGGCATTGTAAAGACGCTCTATGATATCGGCTGCAGCTTCGATGTTGCCTCCATGCCGGAGTTCATGATCGTCTATGAAAACATCAGGGATCTGCCGGACCACGAACGGCAGGACTGGATCTGGGACAAGATTATTTATGCAAACACCATCAAGCCCATCGAGACTCTCCAAGCCCTTGACCTGTATAAACCGCTCGTTACCTTCGATAACATCGAGGAGCTCAAGAAGATAAGGAAGCATGCCCCCCACGCGGGGCTGGTCCTGCGATTGCGCGTCCCCAATACCGGGTCGATGGTCGAACTCTCCTCCAAGTTCGGGGCCGACCCTGGTGAGGCGGTCGACCTGATCATCGAGGCCTTCAAAATGGGACTTGTTGTGGAAGGGATGAGCTTCCATGTCGGCAGCCAGTGCACCAACTTCAATAACTACGTCCAGGCCCTGAACCTGGCAGCAAACGTTCTCTCAGAGGTCGAGACCCGGACGGGACGAAAGATAAGAATCCTCGATATCGGCGGGGGATTCCCGGTAAAGTACCATCCCGGTGTCCTTTCCCTGCGGGTGCTCACGCGGAAACTGGATGCCGAATTGAAGAGGTTATTTGAGCCCGACATGCAGATCCTCGCTGAACCTGGGCGTTTTCTGGTAGCAAACTCCTGCACACTGGTCTCCAAGGTTATCGGGAAAGCGTTCCGTGACGGGAAACCGTGTTACTACATCAATGATGGAATCTACCATACCTACTCGGGGCAGGTTTTCGACCACTGCGTTTACCCGGTAAGGGCCTTTAAAGACGAGGAGACAACTATCTCGGCGGTATTTGGTCCAACCTGCGATGCCTTTGACACTATTACCCTCTCCGCCGAGCTCCCGGATCTCGAGATCGGGGATCTGGTCTATTCCGAGAACATCGGTGCCTATTCGATCGCCTCCTCCACCTACTTCAATGGATTTCCCCCGGCAAAAGTGGTGCACATCAACCAGTGA
- a CDS encoding PEGA domain-containing protein translates to MTTIRFLATLALALALCVCCLPAEATLQSFTYRGYVTRIDTESGNLSMLATHQWRCTYENGTASCGWTGITPVPLMGTVPSAAAFSMILSGQVIEASSLGMPGGHWTGIGVLAPIYAEQGYFGTALVGDPGSLPVPLIDGYSVTPVTEPDCHTCTGSVCEAILARITVSRNGETVATASLYPGDTCLYLDQEDQSGVNVTFISGQASAALCPNASPFMTGPQPISIFTVLVIPRSGEVSPFPEAKTGSVSVLSVPSGSRVYLNHELVGSTPITRPGLMPGSYVVRVEKEGYLTWEKSITIHQGSSNILTAGLVSGSGSLSIKSFPWNARILLDGEMKGYTPLLIQNLPVGSHALEIEKPGYQTATKTVQVPAGSIGLVVITLTPEATEE, encoded by the coding sequence ATGACAACTATACGTTTTCTAGCAACCCTGGCCCTCGCCCTGGCGCTGTGTGTATGCTGCCTGCCGGCAGAAGCGACACTGCAATCGTTCACCTACCGGGGGTATGTTACACGTATCGACACTGAAAGCGGCAACCTCTCAATGCTGGCAACCCATCAGTGGCGGTGCACCTATGAGAACGGCACCGCCAGCTGTGGCTGGACCGGCATCACCCCGGTTCCTTTAATGGGAACCGTGCCTTCTGCTGCTGCCTTTTCCATGATCCTTTCCGGTCAGGTCATCGAAGCATCGAGCCTCGGCATGCCGGGCGGGCACTGGACGGGAATCGGAGTCCTCGCTCCTATCTATGCAGAGCAGGGATACTTCGGCACCGCACTGGTGGGTGATCCTGGCTCACTTCCTGTCCCCCTCATCGACGGCTATTCAGTCACTCCGGTGACCGAGCCCGATTGCCATACCTGTACAGGCTCGGTTTGTGAAGCAATCCTTGCCAGGATAACCGTCTCCAGGAACGGTGAAACCGTGGCGACGGCATCTCTTTATCCGGGTGATACATGCCTCTATCTTGATCAGGAAGACCAATCGGGTGTGAATGTAACCTTTATATCAGGCCAGGCATCTGCAGCACTCTGTCCGAATGCATCGCCGTTCATGACCGGGCCCCAGCCGATCTCTATCTTCACAGTCCTGGTTATCCCCCGTTCCGGAGAAGTATCGCCTTTCCCGGAAGCAAAAACCGGATCGGTATCAGTTCTCTCGGTTCCCTCCGGATCCCGGGTCTATCTCAACCATGAACTGGTAGGATCAACCCCCATAACCCGGCCAGGTCTCATGCCCGGTTCCTACGTGGTACGGGTGGAAAAAGAGGGATATCTCACCTGGGAAAAATCAATCACCATCCACCAGGGAAGCTCAAACATCCTGACTGCCGGTCTTGTATCCGGCTCTGGAAGCTTGAGCATCAAATCATTCCCCTGGAACGCCAGAATTCTGCTTGACGGGGAGATGAAAGGATATACTCCTCTGCTCATCCAGAACCTGCCAGTCGGGTCCCATGCTCTAGAGATCGAGAAGCCCGGTTACCAGACTGCAACAAAGACCGTTCAGGTACCGGCGGGAAGCATCGGGCTCGTGGTGATTACGCTTACTCCTGAAGCAACAGAAGAGTAG
- a CDS encoding ROK family protein, with the protein MVRVVAVDLGATNTRVGVLDNGGIMLEKIEAKTPTGGADPAILTGFLTDMIGRVCGTGALRGFSGIGLSVAGPVDIRRRILLNPPNLPFRDVPLPGSLEEQFGIPVRMVNDCHAGLIGELSYGVARGRKNVVYITISTGIGGGVLADGRILLGRDGNAAEIGHFHVDDTYNLVCGCGHSGHWEGYASGKYLPWFFAQWCHYHGKPHWGPDTAENIFHSAREGDDDVMRFLRDLARINARAVSDVIVAYDPELIVFDGSVIRSNADLLLPPIIDTVDRHLKVPDMLMTGLKGDAPLLGAGVIAQGYDTRYRDFLDLTGV; encoded by the coding sequence ATGGTGCGCGTAGTCGCCGTTGATCTCGGAGCGACAAACACGAGGGTTGGAGTCCTCGACAACGGTGGCATTATGCTCGAAAAGATCGAAGCAAAGACCCCGACCGGGGGAGCCGATCCAGCCATCCTCACCGGGTTTCTCACCGACATGATCGGGCGGGTATGCGGCACCGGAGCCCTTCGCGGTTTTTCGGGCATCGGTCTTTCAGTTGCAGGGCCGGTCGACATCAGGAGGAGGATACTGCTCAATCCGCCAAACCTGCCTTTCCGTGATGTGCCGCTGCCCGGTTCGCTTGAAGAGCAGTTCGGCATCCCTGTCCGAATGGTCAATGATTGCCATGCCGGTCTCATCGGTGAACTCTCGTATGGTGTGGCGAGAGGGAGGAAGAACGTGGTTTATATAACAATTTCCACCGGGATAGGCGGGGGGGTGCTGGCAGATGGCAGGATCCTGCTTGGACGGGACGGCAACGCCGCCGAGATCGGCCACTTCCACGTGGATGACACCTACAATCTGGTCTGCGGCTGTGGGCATTCCGGGCACTGGGAGGGATATGCATCCGGGAAGTACCTCCCCTGGTTCTTTGCCCAGTGGTGCCACTACCATGGTAAACCCCACTGGGGTCCGGATACAGCAGAAAATATCTTCCACTCGGCCCGGGAGGGTGATGATGACGTGATGCGGTTCCTCCGTGACCTTGCCCGGATCAACGCCAGGGCGGTCTCCGATGTCATCGTCGCTTACGATCCGGAACTCATCGTCTTTGACGGTTCCGTGATACGGTCTAATGCTGATCTCCTGCTGCCACCGATAATCGATACTGTCGACCGCCATCTCAAAGTGCCGGATATGCTCATGACCGGGCTGAAGGGCGATGCCCCGCTGCTTGGTGCCGGGGTGATTGCCCAGGGCTACGATACACGATACAGGGACTTTCTGGATTTAACCGGGGTGTAA
- the gatC gene encoding Asp-tRNA(Asn)/Glu-tRNA(Gln) amidotransferase subunit GatC, which yields MIEEKDVEHIAMLADIGITREELSEFTMQFNEILDHFDILDKVEGTVTFEHEHATVFREDEIEPSLPQNEALFNSPDTEDGFFRAPRVM from the coding sequence ATGATAGAAGAAAAAGATGTAGAGCATATTGCGATGCTTGCTGATATCGGGATCACCAGAGAGGAACTGTCTGAGTTCACCATGCAGTTCAACGAGATTCTCGACCATTTTGATATTCTCGACAAGGTGGAAGGAACCGTGACGTTCGAACATGAACATGCCACTGTCTTCCGGGAGGACGAGATCGAGCCGTCTCTTCCGCAGAACGAGGCGTTGTTTAACTCCCCTGACACCGAAGACGGATTCTTCCGGGCACCACGGGTGATGTGA
- the gatA gene encoding Asp-tRNA(Asn)/Glu-tRNA(Gln) amidotransferase subunit GatA — MTSVTFSPDDRYNAFITTLSTAETGAGKLSGTLVAIKDNISTRGIPTTCASRILTGYVPPYDAHVVTLLKREGAAIVGKTNMDEFGMGNTTESSVFGPTLNPVDPSRVPGGSSGGSAAAVASGMVRMALGTDTGGSIRCPAAFCGIVGLKPTYGRVSRYGLIAYANSLEQIGPMARTVEDVSLLMEVLTAYDPRDSTAISCPYRHIPNPSVTGVKIGVPEEFFGEGVDPRVAAVVWKAITRLEGDGAEIVACRMPSMTFALAAYYVTCTSEASSNLARFDGIRYGPPADTKRPWHEAYQERRREGFGTEVRRRIILGTFALSSGYYGKYYAKAQAARQQVREDFVRLFRTVDVIAGPTMPTVAFRFGEKSDPLSMYLSDVLTSPANLAGVPAISVPCGTQDGLPVGLQVMGPWFRDEKVIDVAAAYEHGGTA, encoded by the coding sequence GTGACCTCCGTTACCTTCTCGCCCGATGACCGGTACAACGCCTTCATCACCACGCTTTCGACCGCGGAGACTGGTGCCGGGAAGCTCTCTGGAACCCTGGTTGCTATCAAGGACAACATCTCCACCCGGGGGATCCCTACCACCTGCGCCAGCCGGATCCTTACCGGCTATGTTCCCCCATACGATGCCCACGTTGTCACACTGCTGAAACGGGAAGGAGCGGCCATTGTCGGAAAGACCAACATGGACGAATTCGGGATGGGTAACACAACAGAGAGTTCTGTCTTCGGTCCAACCTTAAACCCGGTCGATCCCTCCCGGGTGCCTGGAGGATCATCAGGGGGGAGCGCTGCAGCGGTCGCCTCCGGTATGGTCAGGATGGCGCTGGGGACCGACACCGGAGGCTCCATCCGCTGTCCGGCCGCATTCTGCGGCATCGTTGGGCTCAAGCCAACCTACGGACGGGTCTCCCGTTACGGGCTGATCGCCTATGCCAATTCGCTCGAGCAGATTGGGCCTATGGCCAGGACCGTTGAAGACGTCTCTCTCCTCATGGAGGTTCTTACCGCATATGACCCCAGGGATTCGACGGCCATCTCATGCCCCTATCGCCATATCCCCAATCCCTCAGTCACCGGTGTGAAGATCGGGGTCCCTGAAGAGTTCTTTGGAGAAGGCGTGGACCCCCGGGTTGCCGCAGTGGTCTGGAAAGCCATAACCCGGCTTGAGGGCGATGGAGCCGAGATCGTGGCCTGCCGGATGCCGAGCATGACCTTTGCACTCGCCGCCTACTACGTTACCTGCACGAGCGAGGCGAGCTCTAACCTGGCACGTTTTGACGGGATTCGCTATGGTCCTCCGGCCGACACGAAACGGCCCTGGCACGAAGCATACCAGGAGCGGCGGCGGGAGGGGTTCGGGACCGAGGTCCGGCGCCGGATCATACTCGGGACCTTCGCCCTCTCCTCAGGATATTACGGTAAGTACTATGCAAAGGCCCAGGCAGCCCGCCAGCAGGTGCGCGAGGACTTTGTCAGGTTGTTCCGGACCGTCGACGTGATCGCCGGGCCGACCATGCCTACCGTTGCCTTCCGGTTCGGGGAGAAGAGCGACCCGCTCTCCATGTACCTCTCTGATGTCCTGACCTCTCCTGCCAACCTGGCCGGGGTTCCGGCAATATCAGTTCCCTGCGGGACCCAGGACGGACTCCCGGTAGGCCTCCAGGTCATGGGCCCGTGGTTCAGGGATGAAAAGGTGATCGATGTGGCCGCTGCCTATGAACATGGGGGAACGGCATGA